From Brassica oleracea var. oleracea cultivar TO1000 chromosome C3, BOL, whole genome shotgun sequence, a single genomic window includes:
- the LOC106334712 gene encoding signal recognition particle 14 kDa protein-like: MVLLQLDPFLNELTSMFEKSKDKGSVWVTLKRSSLKSKLQKRKLSSAGESIEYRCLIRATDAKKTISTSVGAKDHLRFQASYATILKAHMTALKKRERKDRKKSTEAEMKEGTSTTTSKPTKKL, translated from the exons ATG GTTTTACTACAGTTGGATCCGTTCCTCAATGAACTCACGAGCATGTTTGAGAAAAGTAAAGACAAGGGTTCTGTCTGGGTTACTTTGAAAAGAT CGTCTTTGAAGTCTAAGCTGCAGAAGAGGAAGCTGAGCTCAGCTGGAGAATCTATAGAGTACAGATGCCTTATTCGAGCAACTGATGCTAAGAAAACGATCTCTACTTCG GTTGGGGCTAAGGATCACCTGAGATTTCAAGCATCATATGCTACTATTCTTAAGGCTCACATGACTGCTTTGAAGAAGAGGGAGAGGAAAGACCGGAAGAAATCCACAGAGGCTGAGATGAAAGAAGGCACTTCAACCACTACTAGTAAACCCACCAAGAAACTTTGA
- the LOC106334711 gene encoding basic endochitinase CHB4-like: MDTHKRVILFLFTLTIITKTVFSQHCSTTGCAGNLCCSRYGYCGTTSAYCGTGCRRGPCSSGATPVSPTPTGGTGGLNAEPRDTIANVVTQSFFDGIMSKVGNGCPAKGFYTRQAFIDAAQSFPAYQGAVSKREIAAMLAQFSHESGSFCYKEEIARGRYCKASTVYPCQPGKDYYGRGPIQITWNYNYGAAGKFLGLPLLTDPDMVARSPEVAFKCAMWFWNQNVRPVLDQGFGATTRKINGGECNGRRPAAVQSRVDHYLEFCRTFGITPGTSLSC; encoded by the exons ATGGATACTCATAAAAGAGTAATCCTCTTTCTTTTCACCTTAACCATCATAACCAAAACCGTGTTTTCACAACACTGCAGTACAACCGGTTGTGCGGGCAACCTATGCTGCAGTAGATATGGATATTGTGGCACCACATCTGCCTACTGCGGCACCGGGTGCAGAAGAGGACCTTGCAGCTCAGGAGCCACACCTGTCTCACCAACTCCTACCGGCGGCACAGGCGGTCTAAACGCTGAGCCTCGTGATACCATTGCAAACGTTGTCACACAATCGTTTTTCGATGGTATCATGAGCAAAGTAGGAAACGGCTGTCCAGCAAAAGGGTTCTACACTCGTCAGGCTTTCATTGATGCAGCTCAATCTTTCCCAGCCTATCAGGGAGCCGTCTCTAAGCGTGAGATTGCGGCCATGTTGGCTCAGTTCTCACACGAATCTGGAA GTTTTTGTTACAAAGAAGAAATAGCGAGAGGAAGGTACTGCAAAGCTAGCACAGTATACCCTTGTCAACCGGGGAAGGACTACTACGGTCGCGGTCCGATCCAAATCACATGGAACTACAACTACGGCGCAGCAGGAAAGTTCCTTGGACTCCCTCTCTTGACTGATCCAGATATGGTGGCTCGTAGCCCTGAAGTTGCCTTTAAGTGTGCCATGTGGTTCTGGAACCAAAATGTTCGTCCGGTCCTGGACCAAGGCTTTGGAGCTACCACAAGGAAGATCAACGGTGGGGAATGCAACGGTCGGCGTCCTGCAGCGGTGCAAAGCAGAGTTGACCACTACTTGGAGTTCTGTAGGACGTTTGGGATCACTCCTGGAACTAGTCTTAGTTGCTAA
- the LOC106334710 gene encoding protein IQ-DOMAIN 14-like isoform X1, with protein sequence MEKKGSWFSKIKRVFTPHSKEKLGSQEAERKSGKEKRKKGFGKLRCGETSSFLPIYREPSSIEKIFGEAERDHNLVFRPPDLSNPSSPSPPLRPASPELPPFLPRAHLPRSISPKPPDGSKPLSSSASAPPPPASTRVPSQRISPPIVLSPKPVPQRVASPQAVSIKPPSPRPTAPRGDSPQALPLNPSPRLESPEPSSPKHPSPRAEPPRLDSPRLPSPKPPSPREEPPRLNAPRPTTSRSPSPKPVSPKAVQRQESVSRPEPALSVQHASATNIQATFRGYKARRSFRALKGLARLQGVVKGYNVKRQTVNAMKYMQQVVRVQSQIQSRRIKTLENQAQVEKDEAKWAAFKAGNENWDDSVLTKEERDARSQRKIDAIIKRERYMAYAYSHKLWKNSPKSAQDVQHSGGLSLWWNWGDRQLPLASPVPNHRQPLRDYMQTPTRLSPSRCFSQSSNQHRFRQDNNFDTSTPTSSRSRFLTPSRYSLGRLRGQDSPFKDDDSFASCPPYPRYMAPTVSAKAKVRPNSNPKERVMGTPSVSSEMVLEKHKTLKPVGNVSIDTTVSMPATVGRKPFNRYV encoded by the exons ATGGAGAAGAAAGGAAGCTGGTTTTCTAAAATCAAAAGGGTTTTTACTCCACATTCCAAAGAGAAACTAGGCAGT CAGGAAGCAGAGAGAAAGAGTGGAAAAGAAAAGAGGAAGAAGGGTTTTGGGAAGCTAAGGTGTGGAGAGACCAGTTCGTTTCTTCCCATCTACAGAGAGCCTAGTAGTATTGAAAAGATCTTTGGTGAGGCTGAGAGAGATCACAATCTTGTTTTCAGGCCTCCTGATCTATCAAATCCATCCTCACCCTCTCCTCCTCTGAGGCCTGCTTCTCCAGAGCTCCCTCCTTTTCTTCCTAGAGCACACCTTCCAAGATCTATATCCCCAAAGCCCCCTGATGGATCAAAGCCATTATCATCCTCTGCTAGTGCTCCTCCACCACCTGCTTCTACTCGAGTTCCTTCTCAGAGAATTTCCCCTCCCATTGTTCTTTCTCCAAAACCAGTTCCACAAAGAGTTGCCTCTCCACAAGCTGTTTCTATAAAGCCTCCTTCTCCAAGACCTACTGCACCAAGAGGTGACTCCCCACAAGCCCTCCCTCTAAATCCTTCTCCAAGATTGGAATCTCCAGAACCATCTTCTCCAAAGCATCCTTCTCCAAGAGCAGAGCCACCAAGGTTGGATAGTCCAAGGCTTCCTTCACCAAAGCCTCCTTCTCCAAGAGAAGAACCGCCAAGATTGAATGCTCCTAGACCCACTACATCTAGGTCTCCTTCTCCAAAACCGGTTTCACCTAAGGCTGTGCAGCGACAAGAGAGTGTTTCTAGACCAGAGCCAGCTCTCTCGGTCCAACATGCTTCTGCAACAAATATTCAAGCAACTTTCAGAGGTTACAAG GCGAGGAGGAGTTTCAGAGCTCTCAAAGGTCTAGCCAGACTTCAAGGGGTGGTGAAAGGATACAACGTGAAGCGGCAGACTGTAAATGCAATGAAGTACATGCAACAAGTAGTCCGTGTTCAATCCCAGATTCAGTCACGCCGCATCAAAACGTTGGAAAACCAGGCTCAGGTTGAGAAAGATGAAGCAAAATGGGCTGCATTCAAAGCTGGTAATGAAAACTGGGACGACAGTGTGCTGACAAAAGAAGAAAGAGATGCAAGATCTCAGAGAAAGATTGATGCAATCATCAAGAGAGAAAGATACATGGCATATGCATATTCTCACAAG TTGTGGAAAAACAGTCCAAAGTCTGCTCAGGACGTTCAACATTCAGGTGGGCTCTCTCTTTGGTGGAACTGGGGTGACAGGCAGCTTCCTCTTGCTAGTCCTGTACCAAACCATAGGCAGCCACTAAGAGATTACATGCAAACACCAACAAGACTGAGTCCAAGCCGTTGCTTCTCTCAGTCAAGCAACCAACACCGTTTTAGGCAGGACAACAACTTTGACACTTCCACACCAACATCGTCAAGGTCTAGATTTCTCACTCCATCCAGATACTCGTTAGGAAGACTAAGAGGTCAAGATTCACCTTTCAAAGACGATGACAGCTTCGCAAGCTGCCCTCCATACCCGAGATACATGGCTCCAACGGTCTCTGCCAAGGCCAAAGTTAGACCAAACAGCAATCCAAAGGAGAGAGTGATGGGTACACCATCTGTCAGTAGTGAGATGGTTCTTGAGAAGCACAAGACACTTAAGCCTGTAGGAAATGTGAGTATTGATACTACTGTCTCTATGCCAGCTACAGTTGGTAGGAAACCGTTTAACAGATATGTGTGA
- the LOC106334710 gene encoding protein IQ-DOMAIN 14-like isoform X2, with the protein MEKKGSWFSKIKRVFTPHSKEKLGSEAERKSGKEKRKKGFGKLRCGETSSFLPIYREPSSIEKIFGEAERDHNLVFRPPDLSNPSSPSPPLRPASPELPPFLPRAHLPRSISPKPPDGSKPLSSSASAPPPPASTRVPSQRISPPIVLSPKPVPQRVASPQAVSIKPPSPRPTAPRGDSPQALPLNPSPRLESPEPSSPKHPSPRAEPPRLDSPRLPSPKPPSPREEPPRLNAPRPTTSRSPSPKPVSPKAVQRQESVSRPEPALSVQHASATNIQATFRGYKARRSFRALKGLARLQGVVKGYNVKRQTVNAMKYMQQVVRVQSQIQSRRIKTLENQAQVEKDEAKWAAFKAGNENWDDSVLTKEERDARSQRKIDAIIKRERYMAYAYSHKLWKNSPKSAQDVQHSGGLSLWWNWGDRQLPLASPVPNHRQPLRDYMQTPTRLSPSRCFSQSSNQHRFRQDNNFDTSTPTSSRSRFLTPSRYSLGRLRGQDSPFKDDDSFASCPPYPRYMAPTVSAKAKVRPNSNPKERVMGTPSVSSEMVLEKHKTLKPVGNVSIDTTVSMPATVGRKPFNRYV; encoded by the exons ATGGAGAAGAAAGGAAGCTGGTTTTCTAAAATCAAAAGGGTTTTTACTCCACATTCCAAAGAGAAACTAGGCAGT GAAGCAGAGAGAAAGAGTGGAAAAGAAAAGAGGAAGAAGGGTTTTGGGAAGCTAAGGTGTGGAGAGACCAGTTCGTTTCTTCCCATCTACAGAGAGCCTAGTAGTATTGAAAAGATCTTTGGTGAGGCTGAGAGAGATCACAATCTTGTTTTCAGGCCTCCTGATCTATCAAATCCATCCTCACCCTCTCCTCCTCTGAGGCCTGCTTCTCCAGAGCTCCCTCCTTTTCTTCCTAGAGCACACCTTCCAAGATCTATATCCCCAAAGCCCCCTGATGGATCAAAGCCATTATCATCCTCTGCTAGTGCTCCTCCACCACCTGCTTCTACTCGAGTTCCTTCTCAGAGAATTTCCCCTCCCATTGTTCTTTCTCCAAAACCAGTTCCACAAAGAGTTGCCTCTCCACAAGCTGTTTCTATAAAGCCTCCTTCTCCAAGACCTACTGCACCAAGAGGTGACTCCCCACAAGCCCTCCCTCTAAATCCTTCTCCAAGATTGGAATCTCCAGAACCATCTTCTCCAAAGCATCCTTCTCCAAGAGCAGAGCCACCAAGGTTGGATAGTCCAAGGCTTCCTTCACCAAAGCCTCCTTCTCCAAGAGAAGAACCGCCAAGATTGAATGCTCCTAGACCCACTACATCTAGGTCTCCTTCTCCAAAACCGGTTTCACCTAAGGCTGTGCAGCGACAAGAGAGTGTTTCTAGACCAGAGCCAGCTCTCTCGGTCCAACATGCTTCTGCAACAAATATTCAAGCAACTTTCAGAGGTTACAAG GCGAGGAGGAGTTTCAGAGCTCTCAAAGGTCTAGCCAGACTTCAAGGGGTGGTGAAAGGATACAACGTGAAGCGGCAGACTGTAAATGCAATGAAGTACATGCAACAAGTAGTCCGTGTTCAATCCCAGATTCAGTCACGCCGCATCAAAACGTTGGAAAACCAGGCTCAGGTTGAGAAAGATGAAGCAAAATGGGCTGCATTCAAAGCTGGTAATGAAAACTGGGACGACAGTGTGCTGACAAAAGAAGAAAGAGATGCAAGATCTCAGAGAAAGATTGATGCAATCATCAAGAGAGAAAGATACATGGCATATGCATATTCTCACAAG TTGTGGAAAAACAGTCCAAAGTCTGCTCAGGACGTTCAACATTCAGGTGGGCTCTCTCTTTGGTGGAACTGGGGTGACAGGCAGCTTCCTCTTGCTAGTCCTGTACCAAACCATAGGCAGCCACTAAGAGATTACATGCAAACACCAACAAGACTGAGTCCAAGCCGTTGCTTCTCTCAGTCAAGCAACCAACACCGTTTTAGGCAGGACAACAACTTTGACACTTCCACACCAACATCGTCAAGGTCTAGATTTCTCACTCCATCCAGATACTCGTTAGGAAGACTAAGAGGTCAAGATTCACCTTTCAAAGACGATGACAGCTTCGCAAGCTGCCCTCCATACCCGAGATACATGGCTCCAACGGTCTCTGCCAAGGCCAAAGTTAGACCAAACAGCAATCCAAAGGAGAGAGTGATGGGTACACCATCTGTCAGTAGTGAGATGGTTCTTGAGAAGCACAAGACACTTAAGCCTGTAGGAAATGTGAGTATTGATACTACTGTCTCTATGCCAGCTACAGTTGGTAGGAAACCGTTTAACAGATATGTGTGA
- the LOC106334709 gene encoding something about silencing protein 10 — MGKKGGFKKRVSKSAKPRNDFVDGEYDDEIDAFHKQRDIVPLDVNDDTDDSSDEDDVQPVFDLKGVDEDEDEEDEDTEEEEEDKGLIAKMVGQNKYLKAKFGAVDDEMADDDNDQDEENKRVTWGSRKNAYMNADNVDFENLSSDDEDLKLEEDEVLRMRAEQTGSITAADAGLEDDSEEEESDRELTMEEISVKGKKGTKSITDKKEKDVEVIKKDINSLSKEEQMDVVYSSAPEIVGLLSELNDAVEELENKINPVMSKLKEEGVPLTGGARYLEVKQILLLAYCQSITFYFLLKSEGQPIRDHPVLARLVDIKALLDKIKELDGELPPGFEESLARMQKVVKEDATSSPVSASEVKITQDTVEPVKISKSKADTKKKGEKRKHQNDQVDIQSEEMLKLRAALEGKLRSNGVFGSAVSKPDKSQKRQKLANRKLETFDDFVDDADNSTRDVPADKLTKHVSTKRKPKTVSGDDDLPQRDDIGERRRKFELKVLAGAGVKSEEDGKNESEVFGSDDDNDKDDDGDNDMVDSDGESEGEDEFYKQVKQNKQAKRAAKAEIYSREPSSISFEPETVDGKRVVSNAILSNRGLTRHRNKDKKNPRKNYRDKYTDKVKRRKGQVRDIRKPTGSYGGEGSGINPNISRSIRIKS; from the exons ATGGGGAAGAAAGGAGGGTTTAAGAAGAGAGTTAGCAAAAGCGCCAAGCCCCGCAACGATTTCGTCGACGGCGAATACGATGACGAGATTGACGCCT TTCATAAACAGAGGGATATTGTTCCCTTGGACGTTAACGATGATACTGATGATTCATCCGATGAGGATGATGTGCAACCTGTTTTTGATTTAAAG GGTGTGGATGAAGATGAGGATGAGGAGGATGAAGACACCGAAGAGGAAGAAGAAGATAAAGGACTGATTGCTAAAA TGGTAGGGCAAAACAAATATCTGAAGGCCAAGTTTGGTGCTGTTGATGATGAAATGGCTGATGATGATAACGATCAAGATGAGGAAAACAAAAGGGTCACTTGGGGATCCCGAAAGAACGCATATATGAATGCTGATAATGTAGATTTCGAG AACCTATCAAGTGATGACGAAGACCTTAAGTTGGAAGAAGATGAGGTGTTGAGAATGCGGGCAGAACAAACAGGTTCCATTACAGCAGCTGATGCTGGGTTGGAAGATGATAGTGAAGAAGAAGAGAGCGACAGAGAATTAACCATGGAG GAAATTTCTGTGAAAGGCAAGAAGGGTACAAAATCCATCACAGATAAGAAAGAGAAGGATGTGGAAGTGATCAAGAAAGACATAAACTCTTTGTCCAAAGAAGAGCAAATGGATGTAGTATACAG CTCTGCTCCGGAAATAGTTGGTCTTTTATCTGAGTTGAACGATGCAGTTGAAGAGCTTGAGAATAAGATAAATCCTGTTATGAGCAAG TTAAAGGAAGAAGGGGTTCCGTTGACTGGTGGAGCAAGGTACTTGGAGGTTAAGCAGATTCTGCTACTGGCATATTGCCAATCTATAACATTCTATTTTCTACTCAAGTCTGAAGGGCAGCCCATCCGTGATCATCCGGTCCTTGCCCGTCTTGTAGACATCAAAGCTTTATTAGATAAG ATCAAAGAACTTGATGGAGAGCTTCCCCCTGGATTCGAGGAGTCTCTAGCGAGAATGCAAAAGGTCGTCAAAGAAGATGCGACCTCTTCACCGGTTTCTGCTTCAGAAGTCAAAATCACACAAGATACAGTCGAG CCGGTGAAAATCAGTAAATCAAAGGCAGACACGAAGAAGAAAGGAGAGAAACGCAAGCACCAG AATGATCAAGTTGATATTCAGAGTGAGGAAATGTTGAAACTTCGGGCTGCTCTAGAGGGAAAGCTAAGAAGCAATGGAGTTTTTGGCTCTGCAGTTTCGAAGCCTGATAAATCTCAAAAACGTCAGAAGTTAGCTAATAG GAAGCTAGAGACATTCGATGATTTTGTGGATGACGCAGACAATAGCACACGTGATGTACCAGCTGATAAGCTCACCAAACATGTGTCCACCAAACGGAAGCCCAAG ACTGTTTCTGGAGATGATGATTTACCGCAAAGGGATGATATTGGAGAACGGCGTAGAAAGTTTGAGCTCAAAGTTTTGGCTGGAGCTGGTGTGAAGTCAGAGGAAGATGGCAAGAATGAAAGCGAGGTCTTTGGATCAGATGACGACAATGATAAGGATGATGATGGTGATAATGACATGGTTGATAGTGACGGCGAATCAGAAGGCGAAGATGAGTTTTACAAACAAGTGAAACAGAATAAACAAGCTAAACGAGCTGCCAAAGCAGAGATCTATTCAAG GGAACCATCATCGATCTCGTTTGAACCAGAAACCGTGGATGGCAAACGAGTGGTTTCAAATGCG ATTTTGAGTAACAGAGGATTGACTAGACACCGCAACAAGGACAAAAAGAACCCGAGAAAGAATTACCGG GACAAGTACACGGACAAAGTCAAGAGACGTAAAGGACAAGTCAGAGATATCAGGAAACCTACGGGTTCATATGGAGGAGAAGGTTCCGGTATCAATCCCAACATAAGCCGAAGCATCCGAATCAAGAGTTAG